GGTCTGTGATAATATTGATAAAAAAAACCGTCGTTTCTTATGGGGAGggaatgaagaaaataagaaaattcaTCTTATAAATTGGGAAACGGTGCAAAAACCAAAATCCATGGGAGGGCTCGGATTGAGATCGTCACGTCAATCCAATGCGGCTTTTCTTACTAAACTCGGGTGGCGAGTATTATCCGAGCCTTCTAGTCTTTGGGCTAGAGTTTTGAGGGCTGGCATCTTTGCAACGGACGATGCGATATTGATATGCTTCAACCCAAACCAAATATGTCCAATGTTTGGCGGGTATTACTGCCCAATCGCAGTTCATCTACAAGGGTACCTCGATTGCGATAGGTAATGGCGGATTTGACTGTTTTTGGGATCACTCTTGGGTGGAGGAAGGATGCTTAGCGGATAAAGTAATAGCTCCCATTCCGGATACCATACTTGGAGCCACTGTAAGTGAAATGTGGGATGCGAATGGCGATTGGAAATGGGACGAATTCTCTAACTATTTGCCTCAGGAAGAATTAAAAAAAATCGCTGCTTATTCCATATCGCCTGAACCTGATATGGAAGACTCCCTCTATTGGAACGGTACATCCCATGGCAAATTCTCAATTCAATCCGCCCTTGCTATCATTAAAGGAGCCGAAACTCCAACTGAAAATAATCCCATAACATGGCATCTCATATGGAAATTACCGGTTCAACAAAGAATCCGTATGTTCATCTGGCTAGCGGCACATGGGCGATTAATGACCAATTATAACCGGGTGAGACGAGGACTCGCTGATGACCCGTTTTGTCCACGGTGCTATACGGAGGACGAGACCCCTGATCATCTCCTCCGTCGTTGTCCCAAGTCTGAGGAATTATGGATGCAACTGGGTGATTATGCAGCCTATGAGTCCTTCTATACAGAGTCTTACCCTGTTTGGATTTCAAAAAACGCAAGCAACACCCCATCTTTATCTTCCCCGAATTGGTCTATGAAATTCGCAATCACTTGCTGGTGGATTTGGAAATGGCGCAATAACGAAGTATTTGGCAGAGCTGATGAGAACCCTATCGACCCTATTCGTTTTTTGAATCATCAGTTTGATATGTAAAAAACAGCTTTTAATCCATACTCTATTTTTATCCCGAGCCCTGGTACTTCAATGGAGGAACGATACATTCGTTGGAACGCTCCACCTCATGGATGGGCTCTTTTTAATACGGATGGGGCATCTAAGGGAAACCCGGGTTTAGCAGGTTGTGGTGGATTAATACGGGATGATACGGAAAATTTCATTACAAGATTTCTATTTTCCTCGGGAATTTGCACTTCCATGAGAGCTTTGTTTACGGGTCTGGAGATGGCTAGAACGATGGGTCTCACCAAGGTGCTTGTCCACATGGACAATAAAAATTGTGTTGACTTCATCCGACAGAATCAATTGTTAAGTAATAGCCTCCGTCCACTGGTTCGAAGGTGCAAAGATCTTATCGGATTAGCAGGATGGACGGTGCGAGTAGAGCATGTGTTTCGAGAAGCAAATAGAGTTGCGGATTGGTTAGCCAATGCGGGAGTGCATTCTTCAGTGACCAAAACTACAGTTGATGCTCCTCCGGAGGGACTTCGCACCATTCTTAGTGATGACATTTTGGGAGTTGCTCTCCCTCGTTTAGTTGCTATTTAGTCTAGTAGTTTTTATCGCGGCTTTGCCCCTcttttgtaccaaaaaaaaaaaaaaaaaaataatccgATCTTTTAATCCCGTCAATTGTTCCAAGAAAGGAAAAAGTACAGTTTAATTCAACAATTTTCCCATATTTACTTTATTATTACTTATCAACCGATAACCttcatactccctccgtcccggtcaattgttgtccttttgttttagcacaaagaccaaggaaagaggagaggaacaataactaaatgacatgtggaacaaattgaatgaaaatgatcaaattactcatcaaattcattcttaaaatagaagggacaacaaatgattgagacacccaaaaatagaaGGGATATTCTACGGGGTACCCTCGAGTTTTTCGattttctatggtgtacccctacAATTTTGAAATTCTATAGTGTACCCCCTGAACTCTACACAATAGTCTATACCATGACCTTATTTTTTGTCTTTAATATGCAAGTTTCTTAATTGACttattaaatcgtttatttaacATTCCAATTACTCGATAACCTAATCATCTACTTATTAATTCGTCGGTTACCCATTAACCCACCAAACAGTATACGAATCTAACTGAAAATTCTTCAAATTTTCattatcatttcatgaatcataACTAATACGTAGTAGTTTGtgcttattaaaagtgatttgtGATACTTTTCACATGGGATGGTGATACAACATTCACGAGTTAGAATAAAGGTCAAAATACGGTTGTTTGACAGTAATAAAGTTAACGGATAGTTAAATAAGGTGAGAAATAAGTAAGAAATTTAAGGGTACATCATAGAATTTCAAAATTGTAGGGGTACACCGtagaaaaccaaaaaaactcgagggtacatggtagaatatcccaaaatagaaaaggacaacaaatgaccggaacagagGGAGTAGCATCCAACCGAATATTCTAGAGCGAGCATGCATCTTTTTGCTGGAAAAGAATTCAGTCTGAAGAATTTACTAACTTGTTTTTCCCAGCCGTGGACACAACCAAGATACATAGAAACATAGATGGAAATATGGAATACATAAAATGATAGATCAATCAGATACATAGAAACCAACATAAACCTTCTTGCTGGAAAAAGAACTTGGTTTGAGCATTAGAGTTTTTTAATCAGAAGTCACAAGTAGACCAGTCTCATTTCATTTCAGTAGTGTATTGCatcaaaacatataaaatgcaacaACGATGAGGGATTCATGTTCATAAATCATAATGATGGAATACATAATATGATAGGTCAATCAGATATAAAGTAGAAATTACTTCATAAAAGAGCTAAAACAAGAACAAACAGAGAAAATTACTGTTTCAGTCAGCCGCTTTTGTTTTTTAATCAGAAGTCACAAGTAGACCAGTCTTAACTTACCAATGTAGGAGACAAATTCGTAATGAGCAGATTACGAATTTGTAATACAGGCGCGGTGAAGCAGAAAGAAACCACAAATTTCCAACATAAACAGTTAAAATTCAAAACCATACTCAGTGGAGGTATCAGTAGAAACCAAACAAGATTCAGTAATGAAGACACGACTGATTCTATACAACACTACCATCATTTATTGCTAATTTACCGGCGAAGGTTCTTTCTTGGTGTATTGGGGAGAGGTTAAACGAAAATTTAGCATGACATTTGCACTTTTGTTCTGTGCGACATTACAAAAGATTACGATATACGAGTACCTTTTGCTCCATCTGTAGGGTTTTTTAAACTTTGGTTTCACGGTGAAGGTCGGTAGAAAAAGAAGGCGCCTTGCTTGCACTAAATAATTTGCCAAAAAATACAAGTGTATAGAACCTAATGGAATAAATTAAAAAGAAAAGCGTAATAGACTAGACACAAAGAGATCGTATTACATACCAATCAGAACTAGGCAAGTAGGAGATGCCATTCAAGGCTCTTATTAAAAAGCCGATAGAGCATCCAGCAGTCGTTCAGGACTTCAGGTCAATATGCTTCTCACAGCCCTGCAAGCTTGTAACAGAACTTTCTACCTCTCCAAACACGAGCTTTTCCAAAAACAAAAATATTTATGACAGAAGAAGAGTCGGTGACTTGGACAATAGGTGAGCATTAGAGGTGATGTTCCATTGAAGGCTTGAACCTACTTCGTGTCTGGTTGTTGACGTGCTTAACCTGGAGGAGACGAACAAAAGACAAAAACCCAAACTAGCAGTTGTCTACCAAACAACACATATCATATTCATCTAAAGCATTTAAGCCGTTGTCAACATCAATTGTGGCTACAATAGGTGTCTCACTTATGGTTGTTCATTATATAGTCTAGAATCCAGACCACATACCAGGCCAAATCGTCACACATTATACTGCACCGGACTGCACCAAATTTAAAGTGGTCTCGTCACAGACTCACGGTCCAAATGTTAGTGTCAGTTTGGTCTTTGGTTCAGTCGTGGAATGAACCCAATGACCATCGACTACTTAACTACTTTttgaataataagaataatattaaCCCAAAGCATACGTGATACCCTCTTCAAACCATGTAAGCCTACGAAAATAAACTATTATAGCAGAAGGAAACCATAAGTTTCCAACTGTTAAAATTCAGCACCATACAAGTATCAGTAgaaaccaaacaagactaagcaAATGAAGACAACAGATTCCTTACTACACTAGCATCAAATATTGCTATTACAGCTGAAGATTATTTTTTGATAAACGAAAACTTACCACTGGATTCGACCATTGTCCATGAAAAGCAAAACAATAGACTAAACAGGAAACTCAAAATGTACAGATCGTTAAAAGCAATGCCCAACTAATAACCTGAAAAGGGGTATGCCAGCCAACAACTTGGAGCATAAGAGTGCTTTCCAAATCGTTGATCAACTTTAAAACTGTCAAGTGTCCACCTCCAGGAGGATGTTAAGCACAACATTATCTCAATATAAACTAAGAATGTTGTAAAACACTTCTAATTGTAGCTTTTAGGATTTAAATGAGGTAATGTCGTGCTTTATATGTAGAGGCACATCTTTACTTGACGAGTTTGCATCATTACAAAAGAGTACTTTTACTCAAAACAGTTCAACTGGTTCTTAATACTttggtttcacaaaaattttagGAGTAGAGAGGTGATGAAGTGGATGGAGTTCACCTGCATGCACCGAATAATTTGCCAAAAGTACATGTAAAGAGTCTAAGAATAAGAGGTCGCATTACATTCCAATTAGAAGAAGGCAAGTAGCAGATGTCATTCAAGGCACTTTTTGGTAAGCCGAGACAGCATCCAACAGACCAACAGCCGTTCAAGCCAATATGCATCTTCCAGCCCTGCAAGCTGCAAAACCATTTTCTACTTTTCCTATACAGATGAACTCCActctttttcaaaaaaaaaaaataatatactTTTCAAAACTGAAACCCCATTACTAACTTTCTGCAACTTATATCCCAAAATTAATGCACCATAATAATTTCCGTTGTTAATATTAAGGTGGGTACTTATGAGAAACTATCGTCTCAAGATATGGAGGTCAAAATACTCTTATAAGAATATAAACTACAAATACACCAGGACTCATGAACAGCAGTTAGCAACGATCCTACGGTGAGCAATGATCAGGATAACAAGTCCAAAATAAGCTCATATACCCACCTCTAACATAATTATACACACCCTACCGTGAGCAATGATCAGGATGACAGGTCCAAAATAAGCTCATATACCCACCTCTAACATAATTATAAACACCCTACCGTGAGCAATGATCAGGATGACAAGTCCAAAATAAGCTCATATACCCACCTCTAACATAATTATACACATAGGCCATAGCTAGTAGTCTAGTACTAATCTAATGGCTTGCGTTGATCCACGATGCAAACCATGAAAAAACACAAATCCAAGCTTTACTTCTACCATGAAGGGAGACTGTAGCGATATGCAAGTCCTGTCGGCCATATGAGCCCTAAAAAATTGATTGCACAATCACCAACACACTCATGTGAACCCAGCTCCTATGGGTTCATCAAACTTTACTTGCCCAGAAAAAGGAATCATCTTGGAAATCTTCCCCATCTCTTCCTTGAGTTTGTTTTCTTCCTCGTTGAGTTTAGCTACTTCATCAAGGAGGATTGCTCTGCGCTCCTTGACTTGGGAACTTAACTGACTGAGATTGTTCAAAGATTCCACCAAAGGTTTGCTTCTATGTACTTTTAAAGCTTTTTCAACAAACGACACCAACCAGTAAACTTTGAAACATATGTTTCTTAGATCAGAAAGTGTGGAGGTTAAATAATCAGCTTGGCTGTCACTCAAGGACTGGGCTGGGTTGTCCTCGAGTATTCGTACCATAATGGCCAGCGACTCCAATGCCCTAGCAACTATGTCACCACTACGCACAATGCTGTCTTTTATTATGTTCCCATGCTTCTGCCAAATCTTTTGCAaggttgggattaaatcagaccTTATCTCGAGTCCTTCAAATTTGGTAGTTCCCATGCTCTACATAAAGAATGAAAATGAAGCACAAAAATTGGTTCCATTAAAGATATACTCACCCCAACTCATATAAACAAACTGTAGTCATTTGATTTTGTTGGCCTAACAATGAAGCACaaatagtaattttttttttctataaaaATGATATTGTCAAAATAATTGTTTTTAATAAATCAGACAAGCTTTCAAGAAATCAATGATCAAACATTGACAACAGGTGACCATTAAATCAAATGCGACATTTGGGATGGATTTGGTAAACGAAAAGGCTTAAAAAAGAATTATTTTCTACCTCAGTCGTAGAGGACGTAGGAGCCTTAGGTATCGCATGAGTGATGTTTTTTCCAGAAGTCTCTGCAAGATTATATCAATCAACATGAAAAGTGCGCAATCTAGAACCTAACGGAAGAGTAAAGGAGATAAGTCCAGTATGTCATGTGTTCTTAATTAAACTTCATTACCTTCCTCAACTGCATCATTTGTGCTATTCATTCTAAGAAGAGTTTTTGTAACTGCTTGTTCAACAGCATAGAGAGAAGGTGTCAGAAGGGCCTCTTGCAATGATGTATCATTCTCAATATTTGCTTTAGAATCCATCTCTTCATCATACTTTTCCCGACTGTTTGAATCACATTGCATATTTCCATCCTCCTGACTATCTGAATGAGAAACCACCCCGTCCTGGTCCTGATCCTGATCCTGATCTAGACAGCCAAAATTAGTTCCATCTCTTCTTGCTCCTCCTCATCTTCACTACTTGTATCTTTCAAATCAGATTGCACCTCGTCATCATCCTTCTTTCCACTGTCACAGTCCAATCCGTCATCCTCATCAGGCTCTCTTCACCAAGAACAACAAAACCAACATCATCACTATGCACACTATTTACTTATTAACAAGAGAATTTGTATCCATACGAGTATAAGACAATAAGACCAGCGATTCTCGTACTCTACAATGATAAATCATTAAATTGATACACTACCCAATACCTAACAATTTCAGAAATACTATCAATCTACTGCCAATGTAAACATAATCTAACATAATACCATATTATCTTCTAAGATGTAATCACACTACTTCAATTACCTTTCTGATTCACTAGACGATTCTGATTCCGAATGTTTCTTAAATTCATCAACAGGGATTGACGAAAAATTCAAAATCCAATCAGGAGGCGACCAATCAATCTTAGGAAAACCCGAATTCTCACCCTCCCGAGCAAAAACCTCATCATCCAACCGGAAAACCGCAATATCATCCTCACTGAATTGTGTATCATCATTCTGAGTGAACTCCCAACAATCCTTCCCATACCGCGGAAAAGCCGCCTCAGAAAACACAATGCAGTTCTTATACTCCCTCCCTGGAAACTTCCTCGACGCCTTTCGGAAAAAATAATAATTCCTGGCCATAAACAACACCTTCTTCTTACCCTTAAATTCGTAAACCCTAACCCAATATAAACCCTAACCCAATAATAATTTTTCCGCAGTTCGAATCACCAAGTAAAGAATTTCTCCGTGAACCACAAACCGTTTCCGCCACCCGAACCGACCAAAACCAGGAGTTCGCGACCCGGACATAATGTAGCTACCCACTCTGAATTTTCTACTAGTTTTATAATAATAAATCAAAACAAAGCCAACAAACTACAATATTTTTGAATATACAAAGTAGAGATATCAACCGGGGTGGGGAAGACGAGGAGATAATGGACGGGATATGATTCGTCGAGGTGATAGGAGATGGCGATGATGGAAGGGTTGAATTTTTGGGGGAATGTGAAGGAGTAGGGTTTAGAGGTGAGAGGGTGGCGGAAGATGAAGGTGTTGTTTGCGGTGGTTTCGAGGGCGGTGATCCATGGAGGGTGGGAGGAGGAGAGGGATTGTGGTGGATGGAAGACATGGACTTGGGTGTAGTGGGTGCGGTAGCGGCGAGTGAAGGCAGATTCATCAGTGATACGGGTGAATGGTTTAGAGGTGGATGGCGGTGTCTCCATTTGGCTTCCGCTTGCCACCTACTCAATGATTTATCCAATTTTTAACTCCGGTCTAGGAAACAGGCCGAGTCAGGTTGAGTTCGTGTTAAATGGGGTCATGAATCCTTCCTCTCAAACCTAACTCTATTAAATATCGTGTTGTGTTCGTCTCAATTCACTTAGGTCCTGTTCATTTTTGGATGAACTAAACTGAGCTGAATGAAACTGAAGTGAACTGAATGAAGTTAAACTGAATTGAAGTTTGTTAAAAAAAATTTTGGAGCTGAACTAAGTGAGTTGAAATAATCAGAGCTAGTGATTGAAAGCCGAAATTAAGCCGAAAAGAACAGAGTATTACATAAACGGGCCATCAAACCTATTCTCTTGGACTTCTATTTGCCTttttaagttcagtttagttcctataagttcagttcaattcttATAAGTTCTGTTCAATTCCtataaggggttgtttggttgatcaaggaacttaattttgctaggaaaatacaattcatgggaattaagttccctcatccaattcgggtgaatttcggaaaagtgtttggttgctcatgtaggaattaaattccaCAGAAACTTTCAATGACCAAGGGGgagtaggtaagcaacttcccacatcaggtaggcattggaagttcctgaaaagttctaattcctacattttctaaaatttatggcaaccaaacaacccattTTTCAAAAACATGGGATTTTTCAATGCCTGTGTTTTCTAAgtggcaaccaaacgacccctaagtttagttcagttcttataagttcagtttagacaAGTTCATACAACTTATATTAACTATAAATTCATACCCGTTTTTTAATATTGACGAATTGAAAAAAATAGTGCCCTTTCCATTAAAATCAATGCAAaaaaaatccaatattaaaattatCCTATATACAgtattcttaaaaaaaaaaatagatggttagaaaaaaaaatagataGATTTGATGATGTCAGTGAAAATGAAGATGATGAAAGTGACGACTATGATGATATTATGGAAataaatggttagaaaaaaaaaagtaacatataatttattttttattgtaatgtattgtattagttctaaaaaaaattattatataTAAAGCGTAAAatttttataagttcagttcgaCTTCTATAAGTTCAGCTCATATAAGTTTAGTTCAACTCTTATAAGTtcgttcagttcaattcagctcttataagttcaattcagttcctataagttcagttcatctcctataagttcagtttagttcagctcctataagttcagttcagctcttaggccctgttctttctggcttattttcagcccatttcagttcagctcagctctatccagttcagctccattcaattcagttcagttcagttcagctccattcagttcagttcagttcagttcagctcaaacCAGTGAAATTTAGAAACTTGATTCAAACAATTTTCCAATCAACTGTTTCCCTAAAATTATATCTACAGCAGTGCAGCGGTACTACGATCACAGAAATTAGCGAAAAGCCTACAACCGTAAAAGGAGACGAGAGGGGTAAAATAGTCAAAAGTGTAAGAGAAATGCCTACCGCGAATGCgaaacaataaaataacaattagtCTCCTGTATAACAGATGTATCCGTTATTATAGTGAAACGGGTCAAGTTGATATCATTTAGAAAGTATTTGGTTGTGGATAATTTTGagaaattaaataattttaaaaaaggTAACAAATTAACAAATAATCTTTTCGATATTGTTTCCAAAAATCGCGTTATTTTTTCCCCCAAAATCCCACGACCGTATCTCTCCTCTCCTCACTTTTCTCCCGTCTCTCTCTAGTCCCATAAACCCTAGTTTTTGTTTTCCCCAAAAATTTGTTACAGATCCGGAAAATTGGGGCTACTTTCCAGAGATGAAACGCGTGAAACGGGTAGCAAGAAAGGGCGCTGGTGAAGCAGTTTCTAGTGATGTTGAAGGTATGATTTAGTAATttaattgtactaattgatttgTATGCAGTTTCTTAATCGTTAACATTGTTGGCCGTGTTTTTGCTTGTGTTTTAATGAACAAATTGAAAGCAAATATAACGATGTAAGTCGTTTACTCTTTACCCTTTACATtattaaaattgtatttttattctgTTTGTGACCATTCTTCTCGGTTTTGTGACCATTTTTTTTATTAGAATTATAGCTTGTGACCGTTCTGGTTTGTGACAATTCTGCTTGGCTTTTGATTAATTTGCACAAGATTTATGTATCTTTTTATAGTTTGTGACCGTTCTGGTTTGGTTTGTAACCATTTTTTGGTAGAAGGATTGATGAGACTGTTTTGGTTTGTGACCGTTCTGGTTTGGTTTGTAACCATTTTTTAAGTTTGTGACCGTTCTGGTTTGGTTGAAGGATTGATGAGACCGTTCTGGTTTGGGACTGTTCTGGTTTGGTTTGTGACCATTTTTTTATAGTTTGTGACCATTGTAATTGATATTTGACTAACATATTAAAAATATTGTTTGTAACCTCTTTAAATTTTACAGtggcctttttttttttattgtgaccGTTCTTCTGAACTTAGTCGTTTTTAGCATACTAACTCTTTTTTATGAAGTATAGTAATTGTTTGTTCATGTTATTCTCTTTTATAGCCCGTTTGGTGAATTTGATGATGACAAAACAGGATTTGGAACTTGTGTCAAGGTTACATGAGATTAGAACTAAAGAAGTGGAAAAGCAAGCTAATGTCACCCCGATTGATGAAAAGGAGGTTCGTGGGAGATTGAAGGAGAGTTTACACAAGCGTTGAAGTATCCAAACTTCTTGGCACAATTTCTAGATATGGGTAGGAGGATTGATGAGATAGCGGAAATGAAGTTGGTTGAGACGCCCTCCTTTGACCTTGAGATCGATTCAATTGGTATCAATGATTCAATTGGTACTAATGATACCAACTGCTCGGGACCTTCACAAAAGAACAGCGTGCATTGTCCTAAGCGACCACGAGATTCAAACAAAAGCAAAAGCGTGTATGTAAGAAGATGCACAAGGTTGGCAACGAAGAAAGGAGCTGAGGGGGCCGTTGTAGAGGATGATTGCGTAAAGAATAAGTAGCAGATTGGTGAAGTTGTTGGAAAAACATTGCTATTTTAATTTGGATTTGGTAGATGATTAAAAACTGTTGTTGATTTCTAGTTGAAATTCTCGTTTAAATTGCAAACATCTATGAATTGAACGCATCTTATTTCGGTAATTTATTTCAAGTGAATTGAACACATTTTCTCTTTACTGTTTCCATAGTCGCATTGTGCCTATAATTCATAACTGGTCACATTATAATCTTAACTGGTCACATTACAAAAGTCATTTACTTTTGTGGCTATATATCTACTATTTGTAACCATATATTTACTATTTGTACGTTGTTACTAACAACAAATCTTGACACTAATTTGTAACCTCTATAGATCAGATCGTGACTTTTTTTTTATAGGATAATTCTTCTGAAATTAGCGGCTATTAGTGCCCGTTGTCGTTGAAGAGTGGTTTTTAAATGTTTGTGAACATTCTTTTATACATAGTGACCAATTTTAAACTATTTGTAATTTTTAAATGAATTAGTTATTTTATTTTGTGGCCGTATATATACTATTTGTAGCCATGTATTTGCTATTTGTAGCTTTTTACTAGCAACATATCATGAAACAAATTGTGACCAAATATCGGAACATGTGGCTATATAGGTAGAAATTGTGACCAAATAGGTAGAAAAAATAATTATGCAACAATTTAATTAGAAAAACAATGTATAAATATTCGATGAGTAAAAAAATAATGCATTGTTCAAAAATTAACTGCCTTATTAAGGCGACGTTCAAAAATTAAAGCAAAACAAAAATGCATTGTTAAATTCATTTCGTTCCTCTTCCGACCTCCATCTTCTGACTGTTGACTCAAATATGTGAAAGAATTCGGTAGGTGAAGTATTCTTAGTTGCTTGGAACCCCAAAGCATGATTGGTGCTTTCACTCCGTTGCGACGATAATATACCTGCTGAAAAGTATCCCTTATTAAATGCGGTGCACCATTTTTCCCTTAAAGTATATAGACGATCAAACCAATCACTATCTTGTAGTTCGTAGTCTGATATCATTTTCCTCCATGTATCTTCGAATTCCGCCTCGCTATAACAACCATTTAAGACATTTGTTGAAGACGGTCTGGAATGATCGATTATGCTTTAGTGCACCATAGTGTGAAACAGCATTCTGTTGGATATGCCATTGACATAACCTATGTCTTGAAGTTAGATAAACCTAGCAATTGAGTGATAACAGTTAATCAGGGGGTAACTATTAATAACGTATAAATATAAAATGTCTCCATTTTACTATGAATATGTGACCATGTAAGTACATAAAGTAACCGTACTATAACAGGTTAAACTAATGAAAACATCAACCACTATTTTAGCCTGATTGGTCACAAACAACACAAAATAAGGAAATTCTATAGTAGTTATTCAAAACCTACACATAGCTTAaaattggtcacattttgatcTTAATAAGATACAAAAGAAAGGATTTAATTCATAACCAAAAAATGGCCACTAATGTCATCAGAATGGTCACAAACAATAGAAATAACACAAGGTCGGTTCCGTACCAATATTTGATTACAAAATATGCACATGTTGAGTTATACGTAGCCATTTTCCAAATATTATGTAACTATTTATAACTTACTTATGAGGGAAACACTTTTGCGTGAGAATATGCACCTGTTTACAGCTAAATAATGAATTGTAACCATTTAAGTAAGAATATGTGACCAGTTAAGTGTTATTTACCTCTTTGATGGCATTGGTCATAGCAAGGTCTTGATCAGTAAAAATAGTTACATGACAGACATCTTCTCCCATTGATTCATTGAAGGCCTTAAACAACCACTCAAATGATTCATCTTGTTCATTCGATATGAATGCAAACCCGAACATAATGTTTGACCAATGGTTATTAATCCCAATTAGCGGATTGCAAATCAAGTTATATTGTACAGAGTGAGTAAGTATTCCCACTTTGTAGCCTTCAATCCGACGAGGGAACCGGAGGTATCAAAATCTGAAAAATTGCAGATAAAGGAAAATGATGAACGATTGAAGTTAGACGAAAGAACATTGATCCTACATGAATTTTGGATGATGAATTGCACTAGGGTCCATACCAAATTTGATGAGCAAACCAAATTCACGCATAAATAATTGATGAGCAAACAAAATTCACGCATAAATAATTGATGAGCAAACAAAATTCacgcatcaaatatgtgaggaaACCAATTTCACGCATCAAATTGTCAATGAAATGGACGAAGTTAGGACTGCAAAAATCGTGCATACCTTCTTTTAGAGAAACAATTGATCCGTCCTTCAAAATAATTGAACCAGGATTAGCATC
The Silene latifolia isolate original U9 population chromosome 11, ASM4854445v1, whole genome shotgun sequence genome window above contains:
- the LOC141610875 gene encoding uncharacterized protein LOC141610875; amino-acid sequence: MQCDSNSREKYDEEMDSKANIENDTSLQEALLTPSLYAVEQAVTKTLLRMNSTNDAVEEETSGKNITHAIPKAPTSSTTESMGTTKFEGLEIRSDLIPTLQKIWQKHGNIIKDSIVRSGDIVARALESLAIMVRILEDNPAQSLSDSQADYLTSTLSDLRNICFKVYWLVSFVEKALKVHRSKPLVESLNNLSQLSSQVKERRAILLDEVAKLNEEENKLKEEMGKISKMIPFSGQVKFDEPIGAGFT